A genomic segment from Blastococcus sp. PRF04-17 encodes:
- the argC gene encoding N-acetyl-gamma-glutamyl-phosphate reductase, with the protein MSEAQTWTVGVTGATGYAGGEVCRLLAGHPNLRLTGVHANSSAGRRLGELQPHLTPYADLEVQGSEAASLSGYDVVVLALPHGESAAIADQLPAETLVIDCGADHRLNDPAAWARWYGGAHAGSWPYGLPELPGQRAQLAGAKRIAVPGCYPTSVALAMAPALAAGVVEPDIVVVAASGTSGAGKSAKPHLLGSEVMGSVSAYGVGGVHRHTPEMVQNLSQAAGHQVSVSFTPTLVPMSRGILATCSAKLWSGVDAAAARAAYEKAYADEPFVHLLPEGQWPTTAAVLGANTVQVQIAVDPDAGRLVVVAAVDNLTKGTAGGALQCANLALGLPETTGLPVVGVAP; encoded by the coding sequence GTGAGCGAGGCGCAGACGTGGACGGTCGGGGTCACCGGCGCCACCGGGTACGCCGGGGGAGAGGTGTGCCGGCTGCTGGCCGGTCACCCGAACCTGCGGCTGACCGGGGTGCACGCCAACTCGAGCGCCGGCCGACGCCTCGGTGAGCTGCAGCCGCACCTCACCCCCTACGCCGATCTCGAGGTCCAGGGCAGCGAGGCGGCGAGCCTGTCCGGCTACGACGTCGTCGTCCTCGCGCTGCCGCACGGCGAGTCAGCGGCCATCGCCGACCAGCTCCCGGCCGAGACGCTCGTCATCGACTGCGGCGCCGACCACCGGCTGAACGACCCGGCCGCCTGGGCGCGCTGGTACGGCGGCGCGCACGCCGGTTCCTGGCCCTACGGGCTCCCCGAGCTCCCCGGCCAGCGCGCGCAGCTCGCCGGTGCCAAGCGCATCGCCGTGCCCGGCTGCTACCCGACCTCGGTCGCCCTCGCCATGGCCCCCGCGCTCGCCGCGGGCGTCGTCGAGCCGGACATCGTCGTGGTCGCGGCCAGCGGCACCAGCGGCGCCGGCAAGTCCGCCAAGCCGCACCTGCTCGGCAGCGAGGTCATGGGCTCGGTCAGCGCCTACGGCGTCGGCGGGGTGCACCGGCACACGCCCGAGATGGTCCAGAACCTCTCGCAGGCCGCCGGACACCAGGTGAGCGTGAGCTTCACCCCGACCCTGGTCCCGATGAGCCGGGGCATCCTCGCCACCTGCTCGGCGAAGCTCTGGTCCGGCGTCGACGCCGCCGCGGCACGGGCGGCGTACGAGAAGGCCTACGCCGACGAACCGTTCGTGCACCTGCTGCCCGAGGGGCAGTGGCCGACCACCGCTGCCGTCCTCGGCGCCAACACGGTGCAGGTGCAGATCGCCGTCGACCCCGACGCCGGGCGGCTGGTGGTCGTCGCCGCGGTCGACAACCTGACCAAGGGGACGGCGGGTGGCGCGCTGCAGTGCGCCAACCTCGCCCTCGGCCTCCCCGAGACCACCGGCCTGCCCGTCGTGGGGGTCGCGCCGTGA
- a CDS encoding phenylalanine--tRNA ligase subunit alpha — protein MDRIADVFVGMGYEVADGPELEAEWLNFDALNIGADHPARTMMDTFFVAPEDSGLVLRTHTSPVQARTMLSRTPPIYVVAPGRTYRTDELDATHTPVFHQVEGLAVDRGLTMAHLRGTLDHLARSLFGADAVTRWRPSYFPFTEPSAEFDVWFPQHRDGPRWVEWGGCGMVNPRVLVACGIDPEEYSGFAFGMGIERGLMFRSGITDMRDMVEGDVRFTRAFGVEQ, from the coding sequence ATGGACCGCATTGCCGACGTCTTCGTCGGCATGGGCTACGAGGTGGCAGACGGCCCGGAGCTCGAGGCCGAGTGGCTGAACTTCGACGCGCTCAACATCGGCGCCGACCATCCGGCCCGCACGATGATGGACACCTTCTTCGTCGCGCCGGAGGACTCCGGACTGGTGCTGCGCACGCACACCAGCCCGGTGCAGGCCCGCACCATGCTGTCGCGCACGCCGCCGATCTACGTCGTGGCGCCGGGCCGCACGTACCGGACCGACGAGCTCGACGCCACGCACACCCCCGTCTTCCACCAGGTCGAGGGGCTGGCCGTCGACCGCGGCCTGACCATGGCCCACCTGCGCGGCACGCTCGACCACCTCGCCCGGTCGCTGTTCGGCGCCGACGCGGTGACCCGGTGGCGGCCGTCCTACTTCCCCTTCACCGAGCCGTCGGCCGAGTTCGACGTCTGGTTCCCGCAGCACCGCGACGGTCCGCGCTGGGTGGAGTGGGGCGGCTGCGGCATGGTCAACCCGCGGGTGCTGGTCGCCTGCGGCATCGACCCCGAGGAGTACTCCGGGTTCGCGTTCGGCATGGGCATCGAGCGCGGCCTGATGTTCCGGTCGGGCATCACCGACATGCGGGACATGGTCGAGGGCGACGTCCGGTTCACACGTGCGTTCGGAGTGGAGCAGTAA
- a CDS encoding SDR family NAD(P)-dependent oxidoreductase, whose protein sequence is MGDLTGVALVTGASTGIGRHLVEGLATRGMAVAGLARNGERLATTMDEVAAATGARTLAVAADVTDRAAVDAAVAQVVEQLGSVDLLVNNAGLIDEFEVPLWEADPDQWWDVVSSHVRGGFLLCRAVVPWMVLRNRGRIVNLASGMSVRARPEYSAYSVAKTALMRMTEALAGGLEGSDVRAFDVAPGVVDTPMTRSMPMWQGFTDWTPPERVVELVTAIAAGELDQWSGRFLRAGGDDLDTVRAVTPEDAARQLRLRPYGDADPVA, encoded by the coding sequence GTGGGTGACCTGACCGGGGTCGCCCTCGTCACGGGCGCCTCCACCGGGATCGGCCGGCACCTCGTCGAGGGGCTGGCGACGCGGGGGATGGCGGTCGCCGGGCTGGCGCGGAACGGCGAGCGCCTGGCGACGACCATGGACGAGGTCGCCGCGGCGACCGGTGCACGCACGCTCGCCGTGGCGGCCGACGTCACCGACCGCGCCGCCGTGGACGCCGCCGTGGCGCAGGTGGTGGAGCAGCTCGGCTCGGTCGACCTGCTGGTCAACAACGCGGGCCTGATCGACGAGTTCGAGGTGCCGCTCTGGGAGGCCGACCCCGACCAGTGGTGGGACGTCGTGTCCAGCCACGTGCGCGGCGGCTTCCTGCTCTGCCGGGCGGTCGTGCCGTGGATGGTGCTGCGCAACCGGGGCCGGATCGTGAACCTGGCCAGCGGCATGAGCGTGCGCGCCCGGCCCGAGTACTCCGCCTATTCCGTCGCCAAGACCGCGCTGATGCGCATGACGGAGGCGCTGGCCGGCGGCTTGGAGGGTTCCGACGTGCGGGCCTTCGACGTCGCCCCGGGCGTCGTCGACACCCCGATGACGCGCTCCATGCCGATGTGGCAGGGCTTCACCGACTGGACCCCGCCGGAGAGGGTGGTCGAGCTGGTGACGGCCATCGCGGCGGGGGAGCTGGACCAGTGGTCCGGCCGCTTCCTGCGGGCCGGCGGCGACGACCTCGACACGGTCCGCGCCGTCACGCCGGAGGACGCCGCCCGCCAGCTCCGCCTGCGCCCCTACGGCGATGCGGACCCCGTCGCCTGA
- a CDS encoding DMT family transporter has product MAWVALVVSGLFETVWAVALSESRGFTRPGPLVVFVVGLLASMGGLAYALREIPVGTGYAVWVGIGAVGTAIYGMVALAEPASILRILCLVLIVSGVVGLQILH; this is encoded by the coding sequence ATGGCCTGGGTGGCGCTGGTGGTCTCCGGCCTGTTCGAGACGGTCTGGGCGGTGGCCCTGTCCGAGTCGCGGGGCTTCACCCGCCCGGGGCCGCTCGTCGTCTTCGTCGTCGGCCTGCTCGCGAGCATGGGCGGCCTGGCCTACGCCCTCCGCGAGATACCGGTCGGCACCGGTTACGCGGTGTGGGTCGGCATCGGCGCGGTGGGCACCGCCATCTACGGGATGGTCGCCCTCGCTGAGCCGGCGAGCATCCTGCGCATCCTGTGCCTCGTGCTGATCGTCAGCGGTGTGGTGGGGCTGCAGATCCTCCACTGA
- the pheT gene encoding phenylalanine--tRNA ligase subunit beta, with amino-acid sequence MRVPIGWLAEYVDVPAGTTVEDLDTAFVRLGLEVEEIHRPEQVAGPLVVGRVLEIEELTGFKKPIRYTQVDVGEAEPRGIVCGATNFAAGDTVVVALPGAVLPGGFAIAARKTYDRVSDGMICSVRELGLGEEHSGILVLGGDGADVPPPGTPAGPVTGLDDVVIELAVTPDRGYCLAMRGIAREMGTGLAAPWRDPGAVTPPAWSGAPAWQVTVADPERCDRFSMLAMEGLDPTAPSPWWMRRRLAQAGVRSISLAVDVTNYVMLELGQPMHAFDRDAVTGPITVRLARDGEKLTTLDGTVRALSTDDLLIADDTGPIGLAAVMGGASTEIGDGTTSVLLEAAHWEPTGVARTARRHRLPSEAAKRFERGVDPEMTVVALARAAALLAEYGGATVVGGLVDVDTRAPRTAIPLDPARPARVAGVPYTAAQVVELLQAVGCDVDATSTPLAVTPPTWRPDLTDPADLVEEVVRLAGYDDIPSVLPTAPSGRGLTDVQRRRRSVGRALAESGYVEAPAYPFVGTPALDALGLPEDDERRRVVVVRNPLSEEEPALRTTLLPGLLATLARNLSRGQRDVALFEHGSVFPGGERSAAPVPGVDRRPDDETLAAVLGAVPVQPWHVAVALAGNREPRGWWGAGRPATWADAVQAARLVAAASGVELTVRAGERAPWHPGRCAELLVGDTVVGHAGELHPRVCAALDLPARTSVMELDLDALPGAQVPVAPEVSSFPPVLLDLALVVADDVPSATVAGALREGAGELLEDLRLFDVYTGAPVPAGSRSLAFALTLRAPDRTLTGEEAAAVREAAVSAAAARTGAELRG; translated from the coding sequence ATGCGGGTCCCCATCGGCTGGCTGGCCGAGTACGTCGACGTGCCGGCCGGGACGACGGTCGAGGACCTCGACACCGCCTTCGTGCGCCTCGGCCTCGAGGTGGAGGAGATCCACCGGCCCGAGCAGGTCGCCGGGCCGCTCGTCGTCGGCAGGGTGCTCGAGATCGAGGAGCTGACCGGCTTCAAGAAGCCGATCCGCTACACCCAGGTCGACGTGGGCGAGGCGGAACCCCGGGGCATCGTGTGCGGCGCCACCAACTTCGCGGCCGGCGACACGGTGGTCGTGGCGCTGCCCGGAGCCGTCCTGCCCGGCGGGTTCGCGATCGCCGCCCGGAAGACCTACGACCGCGTCTCCGACGGCATGATCTGCTCCGTCCGCGAGCTGGGGCTCGGCGAGGAGCACAGCGGGATCCTGGTGCTCGGTGGGGACGGCGCCGACGTCCCGCCGCCCGGCACGCCGGCGGGTCCGGTGACCGGTCTGGACGACGTGGTGATCGAGCTGGCCGTCACGCCGGACCGCGGCTACTGCCTGGCGATGCGCGGCATCGCGCGCGAGATGGGCACCGGCCTCGCGGCGCCCTGGCGCGACCCCGGCGCGGTGACCCCGCCCGCATGGTCGGGCGCCCCCGCCTGGCAGGTCACCGTCGCCGATCCCGAGCGCTGCGACCGGTTCTCCATGCTGGCCATGGAGGGGCTGGACCCCACCGCGCCCAGCCCCTGGTGGATGCGGCGGCGGCTCGCGCAGGCCGGCGTCCGCAGCATCTCGCTGGCCGTCGACGTCACCAACTACGTGATGCTCGAGCTCGGGCAGCCGATGCACGCGTTCGACCGCGACGCCGTCACCGGCCCGATCACCGTCCGGCTGGCCCGCGACGGCGAGAAGCTGACCACCCTCGACGGCACCGTGCGCGCCCTGTCGACCGACGACCTGCTGATCGCCGACGACACCGGTCCGATCGGGCTGGCCGCGGTCATGGGCGGGGCGTCCACCGAGATCGGGGACGGCACCACGAGCGTGCTGCTCGAGGCCGCGCACTGGGAGCCCACCGGCGTGGCCCGCACCGCCCGCCGGCACCGGCTGCCCAGCGAGGCCGCCAAGCGGTTCGAGCGCGGCGTGGACCCCGAGATGACGGTGGTCGCCCTGGCCCGGGCGGCGGCGCTGTTGGCCGAGTACGGGGGCGCGACGGTCGTCGGCGGCCTGGTCGACGTGGACACCCGTGCCCCGCGCACCGCGATCCCGCTCGACCCCGCGCGGCCGGCCCGCGTCGCCGGGGTGCCCTACACCGCGGCCCAGGTCGTCGAGCTGCTGCAGGCCGTGGGCTGCGACGTCGACGCGACCTCGACCCCGCTCGCGGTCACGCCGCCGACCTGGCGGCCCGATCTCACCGACCCCGCCGACCTGGTCGAGGAGGTGGTGCGCCTGGCCGGCTACGACGACATCCCGTCGGTGCTGCCCACCGCGCCCTCGGGCCGCGGCCTCACCGACGTGCAGCGCCGGCGGCGCAGCGTCGGGCGGGCGCTCGCCGAGTCCGGCTACGTCGAGGCCCCGGCCTACCCGTTCGTCGGCACGCCGGCGCTGGACGCGCTCGGTCTCCCCGAGGACGACGAGCGCCGCCGGGTCGTGGTGGTGCGCAACCCGCTCTCGGAGGAGGAACCGGCCCTTCGGACGACGCTGCTGCCCGGCCTGCTGGCGACGCTGGCCCGCAACCTCTCGCGCGGCCAGCGGGACGTGGCGCTGTTCGAGCACGGCTCCGTCTTCCCCGGCGGCGAGCGCTCGGCCGCCCCGGTGCCCGGCGTCGACCGCCGTCCCGACGACGAGACGCTGGCCGCCGTGCTGGGCGCCGTCCCGGTGCAGCCGTGGCACGTGGCGGTCGCGCTGGCCGGCAACCGCGAGCCCCGCGGCTGGTGGGGGGCCGGCCGTCCGGCGACGTGGGCGGACGCCGTGCAGGCGGCCCGACTGGTCGCCGCCGCCTCGGGCGTGGAGCTGACCGTGCGGGCGGGGGAGCGGGCGCCCTGGCACCCCGGCCGCTGCGCGGAGCTCCTGGTCGGCGACACCGTCGTCGGGCACGCAGGCGAGCTGCACCCGCGGGTCTGCGCGGCGCTCGACCTGCCCGCCCGGACGTCGGTCATGGAGCTCGACCTCGACGCGCTGCCCGGCGCGCAGGTGCCGGTCGCGCCCGAGGTCTCGAGCTTCCCGCCGGTGCTGCTGGACCTGGCGCTGGTGGTCGCGGACGACGTGCCCTCCGCGACGGTGGCCGGCGCCCTCCGCGAGGGAGCGGGGGAGCTGCTGGAGGACCTGCGCCTGTTCGACGTCTACACCGGCGCTCCGGTGCCGGCGGGCTCGCGGTCGCTGGCGTTCGCGCTGACGCTCCGTGCACCCGATCGGACGCTGACCGGCGAGGAGGCCGCCGCCGTGCGCGAGGCGGCCGTGTCGGCCGCCGCTGCCCGCACGGGGGCGGAGCTGCGTGGGTGA
- a CDS encoding Lrp/AsnC family transcriptional regulator, giving the protein MATPLHKATIDDTDREILRLLQVDGRMSNTEVARRLGVTETTVRKRLAALIESDLVEIVAVPTPRLAGLTVSAIIGISVQLRALREVADALTQRPEVRYCGLSAGRYDLILEAFFADQEHVVRFATEVLGPMDGITDVETSLILKIEKFSYEWEIP; this is encoded by the coding sequence GTGGCCACGCCGCTCCACAAGGCGACGATCGACGACACCGACCGGGAGATCCTGCGGCTCCTCCAGGTCGACGGCCGCATGAGCAACACGGAGGTCGCGCGGCGGTTGGGCGTCACGGAGACGACCGTGCGCAAGCGGCTCGCCGCGCTGATCGAGTCCGACCTCGTGGAGATCGTGGCGGTACCGACCCCCCGGCTGGCCGGGCTGACGGTCTCGGCCATCATCGGCATCTCCGTGCAGCTGCGGGCGCTCCGCGAGGTCGCCGACGCACTGACCCAGCGTCCCGAGGTGCGGTACTGCGGCCTGTCGGCCGGTCGCTACGACCTGATCCTCGAGGCCTTCTTCGCCGACCAGGAACACGTCGTGCGGTTCGCGACGGAGGTCCTCGGTCCCATGGACGGCATCACGGACGTCGAGACGTCGCTGATCCTGAAGATCGAGAAGTTCTCCTACGAGTGGGAGATCCCCTGA